TAATTCCTTGTCCAAGGTTTCCCCTTTTGGGGTAAAGAACTCTTGCCTCATAGATACCCCAAATATAAATCAAGGTCATACATGCTTGTACGTATATTGAAATCACAATACAAGGCCTTACCAAGACACTCTTCACCTCCTTTGGAATCCAGACATTACTGATAGTGACTAAGACACTCATTTTGCTTCTCAGAATACACAACACTGGGCTCCTGAACGCGACATTCAATGGAACTTTCACCTTCTTTACAGGCTACAGGCTTCGGACCTCATAGAATTCCTTAACTGCTTATTTAAATAAGctcaaatttggagttccccttgtggctcagctgtaacgaacccaactagtatccatgaggatgcaggtttgatccctagctctgctcagtgggttaaacgatctggtattgctgtgcgctctggtgtaggttgcagacttggctcggatctggcattgctgtggctgtggcctaagctggcagctgtagctccaattcaatccctagcctggcagccctaaaagaaagaaagaaagaaaggaaggaaggaaggaagaaagagcgTGCTCAAATTCAATTACATAAAGCATGGTACATTTTTGTCATCACTCAAATATCAGGGGTGAATTATAATGGAGAACCTGACTccacttttggattttttttttttttttcggccacaccagcagcatatggaagttcctgggccagggatcgaacccatgccatagcagccacagaagccactgcatgccacatCCACAATGCCagtgccacaagagagctcccacTTTTTGACGCTTGACTGCTGACAGCTTTTTGGCCTCAACCCTCATTCTCCCCTTGTGAGGCCTTGTGCCCCTCATCTGGGATAGCTAATAAGAAAGCCTCAAtggagtttccgtagtggctcagcagaaacgaatctaactagcattcatgaggacacaggttcagtccctggccttgctcagtgggttaagaatccggcatcgccatgagctatggtataggtcacagatgcagctcgagtctggcgttgctgtggctatagtgtaggccagttgctacggctccgattcgacccccagcctgggaatctccatatgccgagggtggccctaaaaagcaaaaaaaaaaaaaaaaagccataatgcTTCCTCCTTTGGTTCTGGCAGGAGTTTCAAACTACAAGCCCCTTCCCATACACAGGAACTGTCACCCCAGCCCCGACCCTAACTACAATTAAAATCCCAGTCAATCTCCTTTCTTTGCTCTCTCAAGCCATTTAGGGGGGtttgtgtgtttgcttgtttttgcttttttggctgcagcatacagaggcttgctgtgggatctcagttcccaggccagggattgaacccaggctgtagtagtgaaagtgctgagtcctaaccgctaggccatcagggaactcctcctcaagCCATTTTTGAACCAACTTAGGAGACCCAGCTGTTCTTCCCAGAAAGCCCCATTacagaaataataaacattttcataCCCTCTTACTGTGTGTATCATGTCTGCAGCCTTGATGTCTGAATCAAATCTGGGGTGGGGTCTCAGCCTGTTTCTGCAAGACGGTCACAACATATGTCTGCCACGTCTCTCCTCATGATCTCAGAGTAACTACTGCAGCTCCAAACAATACATCCTCATACTAGCATCCCAAGGACGAAGACTCATGGTAAAAGGTTTTCACTTTACAGGTCCTCTATCTAATCACAAAGGAAAGTCTTTCCCTGAAACCCCCAGCAAATTTCCTGATATATCGCATTGACTAGCACAGGGTTACATGCCTTCCCTAAACCAATTATGAGACACCAGGCTTGACACACCACTGTCTAAGCAATATAGAGGTTCTGTTAGCAAGGAAGAGAGTAGGATTTGCtgttgcttattattattttttattttgtctttttttgctttttctagggctgctcccatggcatatggaagttcccaggctaggggtcgaattcgagctgcagctgctggcctacaccccagctcacagcaatgtcggatccttaacccactgagcaaggccagggatcgaacccgaaacctcatggttccagtcagattcattaactgctgagccacgatcaGAACTCCCAGGATTTGCTGTTGGTTATTAACCAATATCTGTCACAGGAATGTTGATACTGATATATTTTGTGTagaattttcagatattttctgtagaatttttcaaatattttctgtagaatttttgcatataggtcagtatatttatattattttaatttgttcaccatttttttctgattggctATTAAATTTTCACCAGCTTCACAAAATGAACTGGGGAACTGTCCATCTTTTCCTATGGtgtggaatatatatttttaacttataaTATGCATCTTTAACTTATTACAATATACCTTTAAGAGTTATTATACTCTTACATGTGTATAATGCAAGAATTTCATGACAGTGAATTGCTCTTGGATATTAACGAAAAGTAACATAAAGAAAGGTTGGTACAATCTCTTTGCAGCTGTATTTATAAATGCTATGGGTCAATAGCATTATTTTTggtaatatatttttctcattggaTATTATATTATAATGGCTATACGAAATGATCTGGGTAGATTTTTTCCTAAGGCTGAGATGGCATACATCATAATTACCTGATTTTAAAGGTTAAATAGAAATGAGcacaagagttctcttgtggcacagtgagttaaggatccggtgttgtcactgcagtggctggaaaCTTTCtcatcctgcaggtgcagccaaaaaaaattagtgcagaatcatttttgtgcttttaataATTGACCATACTATAACTATGCTTCTATAAACTGGCATGTCCCAAGATTCAGTCCTCTGTTttctactcttctctctctctaagGGATCTCATTCAAATTGACAGTTGTTAAATACCATAAATTCACTAAATGTTTATTTCCAACCCAATTTCTCCCCTGTGCTCCAGACCTGTATATCCCAGAAGGCCTGCTTGATATCTCCACTCTGGTCACTAAGAGACATCACAAATCACATCTCTGAAACAGtactcttgtttttttcctttcttctgtcagACTTCTCTATCTCAGAGATGATACCACCATATGCCCAACTGCTCAAGCCTAAAAAGTAGGAGtcatccttctctccttcctttcaatCTTTACAACCCCTAAAACCATaaactctgagaagaaaacataggcagaacattctttgacataaatcatagcaatattttttttttggatctgtctcctaatgcaaaggaaacaaaagcaaaaataaacaaatgggacccaattaaacttaaaagcttttgcacagcaaaggaaatcactgacaaaatgaaaagacaacctatggaatatgagaaaatatttgcaaatgatatgaccgacaagggattaatatccaaaatatatacacagttcaacaactcaatatcaaaaaacaacatgattaaaaaataggcagaagatttgaatagacatttttccaaagaaggtacACAGATGGcaagcaggcacatgaaaaaatgctcaacggagttcccgccgtggcgcagtggttaacgaatccgactaggaaccatgaggttgcgggttcggtccctgcccttgctcagtgggttaacgatccagcgttgccgtgagctgtggtgtaggttgcagacgcggctcggatcccgagttgctgtggctctggcgtaggccggtggctaagctccgattagacccctagcctgggaacctccatatgccgcgggagcggcccaaagaaatagcaaaaagaccaaaaaaagaaaaaagaaaaaatgctcaacatcactaattattagagaaatgtaaatcaaaactacaatgagatatcacctcactcaGGTCGAAACGGCcatcatcagagttcccattgtggctcacagagttaagaacctgacataaggatgtgggtttgatcccctggcttcactcagtggattaaggatctggtgctgctgcaagctgtggtgtagttcgcagatgtggctgtgggtgttgctgtggctgtggcgtgggccagtagctgcagctccaatttgaccttagcccaggaacttccatatgttgcaggtgcagcccttaaaagaaaaaaaaggagttccccttgtggctcagtggtaacgaacccgattagtatccatgaggatgtgggttcgatccctggccctgctcagtgggttaaggatccagcattgccatgagctgtggtatgggttgcagacttggctcggatctggcattgctgtggctgtggtgtaggccagtggctacagctccaattcgaccccgagcctgggaacttccatatgctgcaggtgcagccctaagaagcaaaaaaaaaaaaaaaaaaaaaaaaaaagaatggctatcgtcaaaaagtctacaaataataaatgctagagagagtgtggagaaaaaggaactctcctacactgttagtgggaatgtaaactggtgtaaccactgtggaaaacagtatggtggtttcttaaaaaacaaaacacagggagttcccatcatggctcagtggaaatgaatctgactggcatccatgaggacgcaggttcgatccctggcctcgctcagtgggttaaggatccagtgttgctgagagctgtggtataggttgcagacgtggctcagatcccccattgctgtggctgtggcataggccggcagctgcagctctaattcgacccctagcctgggaacctccacatgccattggggtgggcctaaaaagacaaaaaataaaaaaaatatagagttactatatgatcccgcaatcccattcctgggcatatttctgaagaaaatgcTAATTAGAAAATATACCTGCAACCcagtattcacagcagcattatttacaatagccaagatatggaagcaacctaagtgtccatcgacaaagATAtaggaagatatggtgtatacacacacatacacacaagcaaatactacctagccataaaaagaatgaaattttgtcatttgcaacaacatgggtggacctgaagggtatcatacttagtgaaataagtcagagaaagctaAATACTAtgtactatcacttacatgtggaagctaaaaCATAAGacaaactagtgactataacaaaacagaaacagattcacagataaagagaacaaactagtgattatcagtaaggagagggaaggggaaggggcaagataggagtaggggattaagaggtacagactactatttttaaataagctacaaggatatatggtatagcacagggaatctaggcaatattttataactacaaATGGAGCAAAATCTATAAAAATcttgaatcactgtattgtacacctgaaactaatataatattgtaaatatataacCAGATAGGACCTGGGCTGTCATTGGGCATATAGACTGTTAAAACTATcatccaccaccaccactatAATGACTTCTATTAGAGCAGCAATTAAATAATCATTGTAATAAGAATTAATATATTCCAAACATTTTGTATATGTTACTATATTTAACCTTCACAACTCTAGAAGGTAGGTCCTatctttatcctcattttacagctgaTGGAATTGAAGCCCAgcgaaaaaataaattaattaaaattataggaGTGAAAAAGCTCATCCAAGGAGGATCtacatacagaaataaaagtgaagggGCCTGAAGACAAAACTGGGCAAATAGTAATTTGGGGGCTGTGGGCAGAATGAGAACAAATAGGCAAAGAAACAGAACATCGGTAGAAACTGATGTCACAGAAAGCAAGACAGGATGGAGTGTCAAGGAGGGAACGGTCAGGAGAATCAAACTCTTGAAAAATCATGTGAAAACTAACTTTCAAAATATCCATTCGCTGTTGTACTGAGGTAGGGACTGCTGGTAACGTTATCAGAGAATTTTCACTAAAGATTTGGGGGGTGAAAACCAAAGTGCAGCAAGTTGATGGGTGAAGGGAGCACACTGACGTAGGCATAGTGTAGATTACTCCCTAAcgaaaagagagaaaagccaagACATAGGTTAGAGGGAGGAAACTATTCCCAGCACAGAGAGAGGGAACTTGAACAGGTTTATACCCAGTAGTACAGGAGCCGGGGCGGAGGGCAGAGGTGCAGGGGAATAGGATGTAGTGACATCCAGGAGGAAATGGAATAGGAGGGACTTGGATAGATACAGGTTAGCAAGGAAAACTGAGGGGCTTCATGGTTCACTCATTtgattttctcccccccccccacttgatATTCTTGGTGAGACGAACACCAAGGTCCTGTGCTTAGGATGCGGAGGGAAGACAGACAGCCTGAGACCGTCTAGAAAGTGGGATATAGTAGCTGAGAGTTACGCGAGAAGGGCTGAACCtccaaagccccccaccccatacGCCCACTCACCCGACTCCCAGGTTCGAAATTCGGTTCGAAATGTGTTTGGCGTATCCAGGTGCCGTCCTTCTAAAGCTCTTAGAGAGGAGTCATTTGGCTGGCGCAAAGCAGTCACCCAGCCAGCCCGCCCTGTAGGAGGCGTTGTGCCAAGAAAAGTAGGTCCCAGCAGACCCGGGAGGAGTCGCCCAACTTGCCCGCCAAACAGGGGGCGCTCAGCCAGCAAGGTTGCTCCCAACATGCCTTGCGGCGTGACTCCGAGCCCCCATCTCCAACCTGCTAGCGGGTCGCGGTGGTGAGCCGGTCGCTCTACTCTTTGTGGGGAGAACTCGTGGGTGAGAGGGGGAGGAGGCCGAAGAGGAGGCCAGGACTGAGAAAGGGCTGCAGGAGGACTGAGctaggaggaggggagaggcagaTCGGCTGGCGGCCACTTCTTAGCACAGCCGCGGCGGCGACTCTGCTGCCAACTAGGCCGCGGCGGCCATGGCCGTGGATTTCAGTGACCCCAGAAGCGGTTTTCGCCACAGCGAGGTAGTCATGTTCATCAACGAAGAGGTGCTCACTAACGGCGGCGGCCCAAACTTCTACCTGACCTTCCGCTCGCGGCCCTGGAACGAGATCGAGGACGAGCTGCAGTCCATCCTGGCCGACCTGCAGGTACCGCGCACGGTCAAGAGGGCCTGCGTCTGGAGCGCGCTGGCCTTGAGCGTGCGTGTGGCCACGAGGCAGCGGGAGCAGCAGGCGCGCCGGGTTCGGCGGCTGCAGGAGCAGGTCGGGGAGCGCGAGACGGCCGCGTGGGCTCTGGCGTCGCAGCTGCAGCGCCTGCGCGAGGAGCGTGAGGAGATGATCAAGCAGTTGCGTAGCACGCGCAGTGACCTGCAGCAGGCGCTGAACGAGCGCGAGGTGCTGCGCGGGCAGCTGCTCCGGGCTGAGAGGCAGCCCCTTGAGGCCGCTCCCCGGTCCCGATCCCAGCAGTTCGCGGCTGATGTGTGGCCCTTGACCGCAGAGGAGCGAAACAAGTTGCTGATCGCGACATCTCAGCGTAGGCAGATGGTGGAGGCCCAGAGGGAGGAGTCCCAGAATGCCCCAGCAGGCGGCATGCTTTACATGCCGGGCCCCCCGAGTCCCTGGGCCCAGGTTGTTCAACCCCCTCTGCCAATGCCATTACCCATGCCATTGCCCCTGCCATTCCCCCTGCCATTCCCATACTCACGGCCTCCCCCACCTAGGGTAGTCTcagaggcagaagcagcagcagcagctgcagccacaaccacagctgcagcagcattcCCACCCCAGATGCCTGTTGGGGGGATCTACCCATCTGGCGTGTGGCCTGCAGCGTCCCAGGAGGAGGTAGCCCTGCCGTGGGACCCGAGGATCCAAGGCCAAGAGGAAGCTCCTGTGAGACCCCACTTCATCAGCCCCTCAGGGTACATCTGGAACCAGGAAGACCCAATGAAGCCGCAACCTCAGGAACTGATGCCCAGGCCAGCAAAAGGTAAGAAAGCCTTTAAACCCCAGCAAGAGGAGAAGCCTGCCCCAGGCCTCAGGAGGAGGGATTGGGTCTGCCTGTGGTGTAGAATGTGATTAATTTTTCCCGACACCAGGCTTTTGAGAaatgtaagaaaatctagataCTAAGTGGGGTGGGAAGACTTGACCCAAAATAAGCTCCTCACTGAATTCAGGGATAAAGAATGGAGACATACTCCAAAGAGAAATCAATTTCTGGAGCCCCCTTTCTGATCAAAAACTAactcttttatttactttatagagagaaaatttgaaaatccatcaaacaaaaattttcattatCCTACCATGAagcaattaccttttttttttttttttatttttagggccgaactctcagcatatggaagttcccaggctaggggttgaatcagagccacagccacaccacagcgatggcaacaccagatccaagccgtatccatgaccacagcttgcagcaacaccagatctttaacccactgagtgaggccaggggtcaa
Above is a genomic segment from Sus scrofa isolate TJ Tabasco breed Duroc chromosome X, Sscrofa11.1, whole genome shotgun sequence containing:
- the LOC100154946 gene encoding testis-expressed protein 13C-like — translated: MAVDFSDPRSGFRHSEVVMFINEEVLTNGGGPNFYLTFRSRPWNEIEDELQSILADLQVPRTVKRACVWSALALSVRVATRQREQQARRVRRLQEQVGERETAAWALASQLQRLREEREEMIKQLRSTRSDLQQALNEREVLRGQLLRAERQPLEAAPRSRSQQFAADVWPLTAEERNKLLIATSQRRQMVEAQREESQNAPAGGMLYMPGPPSPWAQVVQPPLPMPLPMPLPLPFPLPFPYSRPPPPRVVSEAEAAAAAAATTTAAAAFPPQMPVGGIYPSGVWPAASQEEVALPWDPRIQGQEEAPVRPHFISPSGYIWNQEDPMKPQPQELMPRPAKAPGPSCEAEGSAPSV